From the Treponema pectinovorum genome, one window contains:
- a CDS encoding FAD-dependent thymidylate synthase gives MITIFDSTDKFPLQKIGKMAGVCWNSPIDSKEKNIKRAQDCIISGHGRVLEYVDIELCIEGYSARAIREYYTHIGGAPTRLQESTRYVNCEKFDFYLPQSVTKNENAKKIYDGCMEEIKKTYAKLIEAGVSKEDAANILPLGMMTKIVDKRNLRNMIALMNQRLCTRAYIEIRKMANEIKTSLSEYSNEWKWICDNFFVPKCDVTGWCTESKCCGRRPKKENTIPLEL, from the coding sequence ATGATAACGATTTTTGACTCTACAGATAAATTCCCACTGCAAAAAATCGGCAAAATGGCAGGTGTCTGCTGGAATTCGCCAATAGATTCTAAAGAAAAAAACATAAAGCGTGCTCAAGACTGCATAATAAGCGGACATGGGCGCGTATTGGAATACGTAGACATAGAACTTTGCATAGAAGGCTATTCTGCAAGGGCGATTAGAGAATACTACACGCATATCGGTGGCGCTCCAACTCGTTTACAGGAATCGACCAGATATGTAAACTGCGAAAAATTTGATTTTTACCTGCCACAAAGCGTAACAAAAAACGAAAACGCAAAAAAGATATATGATGGATGCATGGAAGAAATAAAAAAAACTTACGCAAAACTTATAGAAGCTGGAGTTTCTAAAGAAGATGCGGCAAATATACTTCCGCTTGGGATGATGACAAAAATCGTCGACAAAAGAAATTTGCGCAACATGATTGCACTTATGAACCAGAGGCTTTGCACTCGCGCATACATAGAAATTCGCAAAATGGCAAACGAAATAAAAACCTCTTTAAGCGAATATTCAAATGAATGGAAATGGATTTGCGATAATTTTTTTGTTCCAAAGTGCGATGTTACAGGTTGGTGTACAGAAAGCAAATGTTGCGGTCGACGTCCAAAAAAAGAAAACACCATTCCATTAGAATTATAA
- the pflA gene encoding pyruvate formate-lyase-activating protein, with the protein MKGYIHQFESFGCVDGPGSRFIVFFAGCNYRCKYCHNPDTWIMKDGKLMETDEVLKEALSCRAYWGKKGGITVSGGEPLLQIDFLLELFTKAKKLGINTCIDTAGGPFTEEGEWFEKFKKLMDVTDLILMDIKHINEEEHIKLTGHTGKNVHEMFLYLDKIQKPIWIRHVLVPGITENEQYLTQTRDFIRTLSNVYRVEILPYHGLAITKYHEMGIKYPLESTPSPTQESIEKAKQILECDKYTRWKE; encoded by the coding sequence ATGAAAGGCTATATTCATCAATTTGAGAGTTTTGGTTGCGTTGACGGGCCGGGAAGTCGTTTTATCGTTTTTTTTGCGGGGTGCAACTATCGCTGTAAATATTGCCACAATCCAGACACGTGGATTATGAAAGACGGCAAATTGATGGAAACTGACGAGGTTCTAAAAGAAGCACTTTCTTGTCGTGCCTACTGGGGCAAAAAGGGTGGAATTACCGTTAGCGGCGGAGAGCCTCTTTTGCAGATAGACTTTTTATTGGAACTTTTTACAAAAGCAAAAAAACTTGGAATAAACACCTGTATAGATACCGCAGGCGGACCTTTCACAGAAGAAGGCGAATGGTTTGAAAAATTCAAAAAACTTATGGATGTTACAGACCTTATTCTAATGGACATTAAACACATAAACGAAGAAGAACACATAAAGTTGACCGGTCATACAGGAAAAAACGTTCACGAAATGTTTTTATATCTCGATAAAATTCAAAAGCCTATTTGGATAAGGCACGTCTTAGTTCCTGGAATTACAGAAAACGAGCAATACTTAACGCAGACAAGAGATTTTATTAGAACTTTGTCAAATGTTTATCGTGTAGAAATTTTGCCTTATCACGGACTTGCTATTACAAAGTATCACGAAATGGGTATAAAATATCCGTTGGAATCGACCCCAAGCCCAACGCAAGAAAGCATAGAAAAGGCAAAGCAAATTCTTGAATGCGACAAATATACCCGCTGGAAAGAATAA
- a CDS encoding 2-hydroxyacyl-CoA dehydratase: MELSNVNFTPAVTPVRIGIDVGSTTVKVVCLDENDKMLYGDYQRHRADIRNTIISVVSKALDVIEKDLPLGEKHTVSVKVTGSGGLSVSQWLNIPFIQEVVAATTAVKKLIPQTDVVIELGGEDAKITYFTGGVEQRMNGTCAGGTGAFIDQMAALLETDAPGLNALAAGFNTIYPIAARCGVFAKTDVQPLINEGARREDIAASIFQAVVNQTISGLACGKPIRGNVAFLGGPLHFLDQLRQRFIETLKLTPQETIVPEDSQLFVAAGSAFSAEKRYTCVGGEAPKSFLTIAQFRDSLKNLEGAELNEVQRLEPLFIDEDDLKDFRERHAKDKASRSKLSEASGPLFLGLDAGSTTTKAVLVNKKGEILWDFYDVNAGNPVDLAVRVLKTLYTILPKDCYIARSVSTGYGEALFQAALGVDAGEVETITHYRAAEFFVPGVEFLLDIGGQDMKCLRMKDGAITSIQLNEACSAGCGSFLANFANSMNLDIQEFSKRALLAKKPVDLGSRCTVFMNSRVKQAQKEGATIDDISAGLSYSVIKNALFKVIKLRRASEIGTKVVVQGGTFYNDAVLRAFEKISGVEVFRPDVAGLMGAYGSALIAYDQWCDLTAPKPGQEKGWIPPKVVSNIATLEQLESFKVDLELTRCGGCQNNCLLTINTFSAGGEKRQFITGNRCERGLELHKLKDTKTVDGSNKQNTGIDEAPIELPNLFDWKYKRLFNHYVPLRPEEAPMGSVGIPRVLNMYENYPMWFTIFTKLGFQVKLSPRSNRMIYERGIDSIPSESVCYPAKISHGHMESLLKMGCKFVFYPCIPYEKQEDLGAGNHYNCPVVTSYPEVLKHNLDNVINAKDLLFMNPFLPIYDKIRLKERFYEEIHKYYPTLTEKQVYDAVDAGWKEQEQFKLDTENAAEEALEQLVVSGGNGIVLAGRPYHLDPEINHGIPEMIHGLGLAVFTEDSVAHLGAIERPLRIVDQWVYHNRLYRAANFVAGMPNLELVQLTSFGCGLDAVTADQVDDIMKAKSRMYTLIKIDEGSNLGAVRIRIRSLIAAVKARQRSKKKVIVKSSAYQRVVFTEEMKGEYTVLCPQMSPIHMRLIEAAFRYSGYKMVVLDAVDPKAVDAGLRYVNNDACYPSILVAGQMMHALESGKYDINKTALLITQTGGGCRATNYIGFIRRALNDAGWGQVPVISLNTVGLEKNPGFKFTLPLVHRAMMASFIGDLLMRVLYRVRPYEAVPGSANALYEKWNAKVIKQLKSLSIFGYHRMIRGIVKEFDRLPILPVKKPRVGVVGEILVKFHPTANNDLVNVIEKEGAECVMPDLMDFVYYTMADGKFRHKELAFPSKEERNGKLIIKMLDFYRSYSNHCLRRSRRFTTPTSIWKMMDSVEGICQVGNISGEGWFLTAEMIELIHSGAPSVACVQPFGCLPNHITGKGMIKELRRKFPQSNISAIDYDPGASEVNQLNRVKLLLSNAPVGENPDELKNGKIWTKKGPVDPIIQYASGGSQFVDDDPVDAKNMIPATTAVS; encoded by the coding sequence ATGGAACTTTCAAATGTTAATTTTACTCCAGCTGTGACACCTGTGCGCATTGGTATTGATGTTGGCTCTACAACGGTTAAGGTTGTCTGCTTGGATGAAAACGATAAAATGCTTTATGGAGACTATCAGCGTCACCGTGCTGATATAAGAAATACGATTATTTCTGTTGTTTCCAAAGCGCTTGATGTTATTGAAAAAGATTTGCCACTTGGCGAAAAGCATACCGTTTCTGTTAAGGTTACGGGGTCTGGTGGGCTTTCTGTTTCGCAATGGCTGAATATTCCATTTATTCAGGAAGTTGTTGCGGCTACTACTGCGGTAAAAAAGCTTATTCCACAAACAGATGTTGTTATTGAGCTTGGCGGCGAAGATGCGAAGATTACTTACTTTACTGGCGGTGTTGAGCAGAGAATGAACGGCACCTGTGCTGGTGGTACTGGTGCTTTTATTGACCAGATGGCCGCTCTTTTGGAAACCGACGCTCCAGGTCTTAACGCACTTGCGGCAGGATTTAACACTATATATCCGATTGCGGCACGCTGTGGCGTTTTTGCTAAGACAGATGTTCAACCGCTCATAAACGAAGGTGCTAGAAGAGAAGATATTGCGGCTTCTATATTTCAGGCGGTTGTAAATCAAACTATATCCGGTCTTGCCTGCGGTAAACCTATTCGCGGTAATGTGGCGTTTTTAGGTGGACCCTTGCACTTTCTTGACCAGTTGAGACAGCGTTTTATTGAAACTCTAAAACTCACTCCACAAGAAACTATTGTTCCAGAAGATTCTCAACTTTTTGTTGCTGCGGGTTCTGCTTTTTCTGCGGAAAAAAGATACACTTGCGTTGGTGGTGAAGCCCCTAAGTCGTTTTTAACGATTGCCCAGTTTAGAGATAGCCTTAAAAATCTTGAAGGTGCTGAATTAAACGAAGTTCAACGCCTTGAGCCCCTTTTTATAGATGAAGATGATTTAAAAGACTTTCGTGAACGCCATGCAAAAGACAAGGCTAGCCGTAGCAAATTGAGCGAGGCGAGCGGCCCTTTGTTTTTGGGATTGGATGCTGGTTCTACTACAACGAAGGCGGTTTTGGTTAATAAAAAAGGCGAGATTTTATGGGATTTTTACGATGTAAATGCTGGAAATCCTGTTGACCTTGCAGTGCGTGTTTTAAAAACTTTATATACGATACTTCCTAAAGACTGTTATATTGCACGCTCTGTTTCTACTGGTTATGGAGAGGCACTGTTTCAAGCGGCTTTGGGTGTTGATGCTGGCGAAGTTGAAACGATAACTCACTATCGTGCTGCTGAATTTTTTGTTCCTGGCGTTGAATTTTTGCTCGATATTGGTGGGCAAGACATGAAATGCCTAAGGATGAAAGATGGTGCAATCACTTCTATTCAATTAAACGAAGCGTGTTCTGCAGGTTGTGGCTCGTTCCTTGCAAACTTTGCTAATTCAATGAACTTGGATATTCAAGAATTTTCTAAAAGGGCTCTTCTTGCAAAAAAGCCTGTTGACTTGGGTTCACGCTGTACTGTTTTTATGAACAGTAGAGTTAAGCAGGCACAAAAGGAAGGCGCTACTATAGATGATATTTCTGCCGGACTTTCTTATTCCGTAATTAAAAATGCCTTGTTTAAAGTTATAAAACTTCGTCGTGCTTCTGAAATTGGAACAAAAGTTGTTGTACAGGGGGGAACTTTTTACAACGATGCGGTTCTTCGTGCATTTGAAAAAATTTCTGGTGTTGAAGTATTTAGACCCGATGTTGCAGGGCTTATGGGTGCGTACGGTTCTGCACTTATTGCATACGACCAGTGGTGCGATTTAACCGCTCCAAAGCCAGGTCAGGAAAAAGGCTGGATTCCGCCTAAGGTTGTTTCTAATATAGCAACTTTGGAGCAGTTGGAATCTTTTAAAGTTGATCTTGAACTTACTCGTTGTGGCGGCTGCCAGAACAACTGTCTCTTGACGATAAACACTTTTTCTGCGGGTGGCGAAAAAAGGCAGTTTATAACGGGCAACAGGTGCGAAAGAGGATTGGAACTCCATAAGTTAAAGGATACTAAAACTGTCGACGGTTCTAACAAACAGAATACAGGTATTGATGAAGCGCCTATTGAACTCCCTAATCTTTTTGACTGGAAATATAAGAGATTGTTTAATCACTATGTTCCGCTTAGACCAGAAGAAGCGCCAATGGGTAGCGTTGGAATTCCTAGAGTTCTTAACATGTACGAAAACTATCCAATGTGGTTCACTATTTTTACAAAATTGGGATTCCAGGTAAAATTGAGCCCTCGCTCTAACCGCATGATTTATGAGCGTGGTATAGATTCAATTCCTTCTGAATCTGTATGCTATCCTGCTAAGATAAGCCACGGCCACATGGAGTCGCTTTTAAAGATGGGCTGCAAGTTTGTGTTCTACCCTTGCATTCCTTACGAAAAGCAGGAAGATTTGGGGGCAGGAAATCACTACAACTGTCCTGTTGTAACTTCTTATCCAGAAGTTTTAAAGCACAACCTCGATAATGTAATAAATGCAAAAGATTTGTTGTTTATGAATCCGTTCTTACCTATTTACGATAAAATTCGCCTTAAGGAAAGATTTTATGAGGAGATTCACAAATATTATCCGACTTTGACAGAAAAACAGGTTTATGACGCTGTTGACGCAGGTTGGAAGGAGCAAGAGCAGTTTAAACTTGATACGGAAAATGCCGCAGAAGAAGCGCTCGAACAACTCGTTGTAAGCGGTGGTAACGGAATTGTGCTTGCGGGGCGCCCATATCACCTTGATCCAGAAATCAACCACGGAATTCCAGAGATGATTCACGGATTGGGGCTCGCTGTGTTTACAGAAGATTCTGTTGCTCACCTTGGTGCAATAGAGCGACCTTTGCGCATTGTTGACCAGTGGGTTTATCACAACAGGCTTTATCGTGCTGCAAATTTTGTTGCAGGAATGCCGAATCTGGAACTTGTTCAATTAACTTCTTTTGGCTGCGGGCTCGACGCTGTAACGGCAGATCAGGTTGACGACATAATGAAGGCAAAAAGCCGAATGTACACGCTCATTAAGATTGATGAAGGAAGTAATCTTGGAGCAGTGCGAATAAGAATTCGTTCTTTGATTGCCGCTGTAAAAGCGCGCCAGCGTTCAAAGAAAAAGGTGATTGTAAAATCTTCTGCATATCAGAGAGTTGTATTTACAGAAGAGATGAAAGGCGAATATACAGTCCTTTGTCCACAGATGTCGCCTATCCACATGAGATTAATCGAAGCCGCCTTTAGGTATTCGGGATATAAAATGGTTGTTCTGGATGCGGTCGATCCAAAAGCTGTTGATGCTGGTCTTAGATATGTAAATAACGACGCTTGCTATCCTTCCATACTTGTTGCGGGGCAGATGATGCACGCTTTGGAAAGCGGAAAGTACGATATAAACAAAACTGCACTCCTGATTACTCAAACTGGTGGCGGTTGTCGTGCTACAAACTACATTGGCTTTATCCGTCGTGCATTAAACGATGCAGGCTGGGGACAGGTTCCGGTAATTTCATTGAACACAGTTGGTTTGGAAAAAAATCCCGGATTTAAATTCACCTTGCCTTTAGTTCATCGTGCGATGATGGCTTCGTTTATAGGCGACCTTTTGATGAGGGTTCTATACAGAGTTAGACCTTACGAGGCCGTTCCTGGAAGTGCAAATGCGCTTTACGAAAAATGGAATGCAAAGGTTATAAAGCAGTTAAAATCGCTTTCGATTTTTGGCTATCACAGAATGATTAGAGGAATCGTTAAAGAGTTTGACAGGCTTCCAATTCTTCCTGTAAAAAAGCCACGCGTTGGAGTTGTTGGTGAAATTCTTGTAAAATTTCATCCTACTGCAAACAATGACCTTGTAAATGTAATAGAAAAAGAAGGTGCGGAATGCGTAATGCCTGACCTTATGGACTTTGTCTATTATACGATGGCAGACGGAAAATTCCGCCACAAAGAACTTGCCTTCCCTTCAAAAGAAGAGCGAAACGGCAAATTGATAATCAAAATGCTCGATTTTTATCGCTCATACAGCAACCATTGTTTACGAAGAAGCCGCCGCTTTACAACTCCTACAAGTATTTGGAAGATGATGGATTCCGTAGAAGGAATTTGCCAAGTTGGAAACATAAGTGGCGAGGGGTGGTTCTTAACCGC